A portion of the Lolium rigidum isolate FL_2022 chromosome 1, APGP_CSIRO_Lrig_0.1, whole genome shotgun sequence genome contains these proteins:
- the LOC124680717 gene encoding beta-galactosidase 11-like: protein MSLLRVRPAAAVAALAVAVIALAAAGGGDAYGLTKPGTVISYDRRSLMVDGRREIFFSGSIHYPRSPPHEWADLISRAKEGGLNVIESYVFWNGHEPEMGVYNFEGRYDMIKFFKLIQEHEMFAMVRIGPFVQAEWNHGGLPYWLREVPDIVFRTDNEPFKKLMQKFVTMIVTKLKDAKLFASQGGPIILAQIENEYQHMEAAFKENGTRYIDWAAKMAISTGTGVPWIMCKQTKAPHEVIPTCNGRHCGDTWPGPTDKTKPLLWTENWTAQYRVFGDPPSQRSAEDIAFAVARFFSVGGSMVNYYMYHGGTNFGRTGASFVMPRYYDEAPLDEFGMYKEPKWGHLRDLHQALRLCKKALLWGNPSSQPLGKLYEARLFEIPEKKVCVAFLSNHNTKEDGTVTFRGQQYFVPRRSVSILGDCKTVVFSTQHVNSQHNQRTFHFTDQTVQNNVWEMYTEGDKVPTYKLTNVRTERPLESYNLTKDKTDYIWYTTSFKLEAEDLPFRRDITPVLEVSSHGHAMVAFVNGKYVGAGHGTKMNKAFTLERPVELRVGINHVSILSSTLGMQDSGAYLEHRQAGVHAVTIQGLNTGTLDLSDNGWGHIVGLDGELKQAHTENGGQVQWKPAVFDQPLTWYRRRFDMPTGEDPVVIDLNPMGKGILFVNGEGLGRYWSSYKHALGRPSQYLYHVPRCFLKPTGNVLTLFEEEGGKPDAIMILTVKRDNICSFISEKNPGHVRSWERKDSQLTAVTNDLKPRAVLSCPEKKTIQQVVFASYGNPLGICGNYTVGNCHTPKAKEIVEKACVGKKSCELVVSHDIYGGDLNCPGTTATLAVQAKCSKRQRTAEQ, encoded by the exons ATGTCCCTCCTCCGCgtccggcccgccgccgccgtcgcggcgctcgccgtcgccgtcatcgcgctcgcggcggccggcggcggggacgcGTACGGGCTGACCAAGCCCGGCACCGTCATCTCGTACGACCGCCGGTCGCTCATGGTCGACGGCCGGAGGGAGATCTTCTTCTCCGGCTCCATCCACTACCCGCGCAGCCCGCCGCACGAGTGGGCCGACCTCATCTCCAGGGCAAAGGAAGGCGGACTCAACGTCATCGAGTCATACGTCTTCTGGAACGGCCATGAACCCGAGATGGGCGTG TACAACTTCGAGGGGAGGTACGACATGATCAAGTTCTTCAAGCTCATCCAGGAGCATGAGATGTTCGCCATGGTCCGGATCGGGCCCTTCGTTCAGGCGGAATGGAACCATGG AGGGCTGCCTTACTGGCTCCGGGAGGTCCCTGACATCGTCTTCCGCACAGACAATGAGCCTTTCAAG AAGCTCATGCAGAAGTTTGTGACTATGATAGTGACCAAGCTCAAGGATGCCAAGCTCTTCGCATCACAAGGAGGCCCTATTATTCTGGCACAG ATTGAGAATGAGTACCAGCACATGGAGGCGGCATTCAAAGAGAACGGAACCAGGTACATCGACTGGGCAGCTAAGATGGCCATCAGCACCGGCACGGGGGTGCCGTGGATCATGTGCAAGCAGACTAAAGCTCCACATGAAGTG ATCCCCACCTGCAATGGTAGACACTGCGGAGATACATGGCCAGGTCCAACCGACAAGACCAAGCCCCTCTTATGGACTGAGAACTGGACTGCACA GTACAGAGTTTTCGGTGATCCGCCGTCTCAGAGATCGGCCGAGGACATTGCGTTCGCCGTGGCGCGGTTCTTCTCCGTGGGCGGCAGCATGGTGAACTACTACATG TACCATGGAGGAACAAACTTTGGAAGAACAGGCGCCTCATTCGTCATGCCGAGATACTACGACGAGGCGCCTCTCGACGAATTCG GTATGTACAAGGAGCCAAAGTGGGGCCATCTGAGGGACCTGCACCAAGCACTCCGGCTGTGCAAGAAGGCTCTCCTCTGGGGGAACCCCTCTTCGCAGCCATTGGGCAAGCTCTACGAG GCGCGTCTGTTCGAGATCCCTGAGAAGAAGGTGTGCGTGGCGTTCCTGTCGAACCACAACACCAAGGAGGACGGGACGGTGACGTTCCGGGGGCAGCAGTACTTCGTGCCGCGGCGGTCGGTGAGCATCCTCGGCGACTGCAAGACGGTGGTGTTCAGCACGCAGCACGTGAACTCGCAGCACAACCAGCGCACCTTCCACTTCACGGACCAGACGGTGCAGAACAACGTGTGGGAGATGTACACGGAGGGGGACAAGGTGCCCACCTACAAGCTCACCAATGTCCGGACGGAGAGGCCCCTCGAGTCCTACAACCTGACCAAGGACAAGACCGACTACATCTGGTACACCACCAG CTTCAAGCTGGAGGCGGAGGACCTGCCGTTCCGGCGGGACATCACGCCGGTGCTGGAGGTGAGCAGCCACGGGCACGCGATGGTGGCGTTCGTGAACGGCAAGTACGTGGGCGCGGGGCACGGCACCAAGATGAACAAGGCGTTCACGCTGGAGAGGCCCGTGGAGCTGAGGGTGGGCATCAACCACGTCTCCATCCTCTCCAGCACGCTCGGGATGCAGGACAGCGGCGCCTACCTGGAGCACCGGCAGGCCGGGGTGCACGCGGTCACCATCCAGGGCCTCAACACGGGGACGCTGGACCTGTCGGACAACGGGTGGGGCCACATCGTGGGCCTAGACGGCGAGCTGAAGCAGGCGCACACGGAGAATGGCGGCCAGGTGCAGTGGAAGCCGGCGGTGTTCGACCAGCCGCtcacctggtaccggcggcgtttCGACATGCCCACCGGGGAGGATCCCGTGGTGATCGACCTGAACCCGATGGGCAAGGGCATCCTGTTCGTCAACGGCGAAGGCCTGGGCCGGTACTGGAGCTCGTACAAGCACGCGCTGGGCCGGCCGTCGCAGTACCTGTACCACGTGCCGCGGTGCTTCCTGAAGCCGACGGGGAACGTGCTGACCCTCTTCGAGGAGGAAGGCGGCAAGCCGGACGCCATCATGATCCTGACGGTGAAGCGGGACAACATCTGCAGCTTCATCTCGgagaagaaccccgggcacgtgCGGTCGTGGGAGAGGAAGGACAGCCAGCTGACGGCGGTGACGAACGACCTGAAGCCGCGGGCGGTGCTGTCGTGCCCGGAGAAGAAGACCATCCAGCAGGTGGTGTTCGCCAGCTACGGGAACCCGTTGGGGATCTGCGGGAACTACACGGTGGGCAACTGCCACACGCCCAAGGCCAAGGAGATCGTGGAGAAGGCGTGCGTAGGGAAGAAGAGCTGCGAGCTCGTCGTGTCGCACGACATCTACGGCGGTGACCTCAACTGCCCCGGCACCACGGCCACGCTCGCCGTGCAGGCGAAATGCTCCAAGAGGCAGAGGACCGCCGAACAATAA